From the Acidilutibacter cellobiosedens genome, one window contains:
- a CDS encoding GNAT family N-acetyltransferase has product MLKGTNIRIRPLEKEDLDCFYLWLQDQTHLGEFMDMQMVYKEQFFELFNKSIGNPSRFYAIIEDKEGKPLGEINFIRVLGSSTTLEIGLLIAEKSARGKGIGTESLRLFVNYLFKTQNIMRIQYKTRVDNIGMKKIGEKIGFQQEAILKKYEFVQGDYRDFYLMAITRDNWKLDE; this is encoded by the coding sequence ATGTTAAAAGGAACTAATATAAGAATAAGGCCATTAGAAAAAGAGGATCTTGATTGTTTTTATTTGTGGTTACAGGACCAAACACATCTCGGAGAATTTATGGATATGCAAATGGTGTATAAAGAACAGTTTTTCGAATTATTCAATAAAAGTATAGGGAATCCTTCCAGGTTTTATGCAATCATTGAAGATAAAGAAGGCAAGCCATTAGGCGAAATCAATTTTATAAGAGTTTTGGGCAGTAGTACAACCCTTGAAATTGGTTTACTCATTGCAGAAAAATCGGCAAGAGGAAAAGGAATTGGTACAGAATCTTTAAGACTTTTTGTGAATTATCTTTTTAAGACTCAAAACATTATGAGAATTCAATATAAAACCAGAGTTGACAATATAGGGATGAAAAAGATTGGTGAAAAAATCGGATTTCAGCAGGAGGCAATATTAAAGAAGTATGAATTTGTACAAGGTGATTACAGAGACTTTTACTTAATGGCTATTACGAGAGATAATTGGAAGTTAGATGAATAA
- a CDS encoding 5' nucleotidase, NT5C type, producing the protein MKELNLCIDIDGTVTEAYDWIPIVNRYFNTTITPNDVTVYDIYKILGVDKADYDLFYDLYGEALHLECRIRKGAKNVIDSLYQKHNIHFVSAREKRMKYVTHIWFDHYKIPMDSLTLLGSHNKVSTAKALNCDIFIEDRYENAIQLAQSGFEVLLVDCNYNKGPLLHNITRVSDWFEIRNIIENKNYEFKNSIAL; encoded by the coding sequence ATGAAAGAGTTAAATTTATGCATTGATATTGATGGGACTGTTACTGAAGCATATGATTGGATTCCTATAGTAAATCGATATTTCAATACTACAATCACTCCTAATGATGTAACTGTATATGATATATATAAAATTTTAGGAGTAGATAAAGCTGATTATGATTTATTTTATGATTTATATGGGGAAGCATTACATTTGGAATGCAGAATCAGAAAAGGTGCAAAAAATGTTATAGATAGCTTATACCAAAAACACAATATTCACTTTGTCAGTGCCAGAGAAAAAAGAATGAAATATGTAACTCATATATGGTTTGACCACTATAAAATACCAATGGATTCATTGACATTATTGGGAAGCCATAACAAAGTTAGTACTGCAAAGGCTTTAAACTGTGATATATTTATAGAAGACAGATATGAAAATGCAATTCAACTTGCTCAATCCGGATTTGAAGTGCTCCTTGTGGACTGTAACTATAACAAAGGACCTTTGCTCCATAATATTACCCGTGTATCAGACTGGTTTGAAATAAGAAATATAATAGAAAATAAAAATTATGAATTTAAAAACAGCATAGCTCTATAA
- a CDS encoding GNAT family N-acetyltransferase: MDIILKRRTRDHVITFWEKTQDEEIRRLFPFSIESLEKALILFKESLREDALSYGKVIYFKGKYIGDIWCYNIDESDEKSAMISVVIFEKELWGKGIATEAANTFLKEIFDKFDIEKIGAFTYSNNYGSIGLLKKVGFSEIETFVEDGIESKYFEIQGID; encoded by the coding sequence ATGGATATAATATTAAAAAGAAGAACAAGGGATCATGTTATTACTTTTTGGGAGAAAACCCAAGACGAAGAAATAAGAAGATTGTTTCCATTTAGTATTGAATCTTTAGAAAAAGCATTGATATTGTTTAAAGAGTCTTTGAGAGAAGATGCTCTGAGCTACGGCAAAGTAATTTATTTTAAAGGAAAATATATCGGAGATATCTGGTGTTATAACATAGATGAAAGCGATGAGAAATCAGCTATGATAAGTGTTGTCATCTTTGAAAAAGAACTCTGGGGCAAAGGCATAGCAACAGAAGCTGCAAACACTTTTTTAAAAGAAATATTTGATAAGTTTGACATAGAAAAAATTGGAGCATTTACATATTCTAATAATTATGGTTCAATAGGTTTGTTAAAGAAAGTCGGATTTTCTGAAATTGAAACATTTGTTGAAGACGGTATTGAATCAAAATATTTTGAAATACAAGGGATAGATTAG
- a CDS encoding DJ-1/PfpI family protein: MKSKDVLLVLTDLWADWEAAYAIAEINSSEKYTVKTIAIDNKPKQSIGGIKAEVDLLIGEYFDFSHCALIILPGGLRWKENDYHQIIDFVKSGYEMNVPIAAICGATQFLAKNGFLDEVYHTGDTFDYFKVLEGYKGHDKFQTKQVVMDNNIITANETAAVEFAAQIFSLLKIDNNSEIDKWKNYYQCGLF; the protein is encoded by the coding sequence ATGAAAAGTAAAGACGTTTTACTTGTATTAACGGATTTATGGGCAGATTGGGAAGCAGCTTATGCAATTGCGGAAATTAATTCTTCCGAAAAATATACTGTTAAAACAATTGCAATTGATAATAAACCTAAGCAATCTATTGGTGGAATTAAGGCAGAAGTGGATCTTTTAATTGGAGAATATTTTGATTTTTCACATTGTGCCCTTATCATCCTTCCGGGAGGACTGAGATGGAAAGAAAATGATTATCATCAGATTATAGATTTTGTAAAAAGCGGTTATGAAATGAATGTTCCCATTGCCGCTATATGTGGTGCTACTCAATTTTTAGCTAAAAACGGTTTTTTAGATGAAGTATATCATACAGGTGATACCTTTGATTATTTCAAGGTACTTGAGGGATACAAAGGACATGATAAGTTTCAAACCAAACAGGTTGTTATGGATAACAATATTATTACAGCTAATGAAACAGCAGCGGTTGAATTTGCTGCCCAGATATTTTCACTTCTTAAGATTGACAATAATTCTGAAATTGATAAATGGAAAAATTATTACCAATGCGGTCTATTTTAA
- a CDS encoding DUF3298 and DUF4163 domain-containing protein yields the protein MSKNSYKANITMKEINKTFKHDDVKVMTLNIKYPKVSIEHNSYSEHLINNQITMNVNGYVKYTDYLHEQAIKTYIDSQTDGFPFHPYEAYMKYNIAYNENCFLSVYIDKYEFTGGAHGSTVRSSDTWELSSGTNIPLYTFFKRGTDYERLLTEEIIKQAEYNMKQNPGIYFDDYKNLILKNFNQQNFYLTPQGLVIYYQQYDIAPYSTGIVEFTIPYKTIGWYPKC from the coding sequence ATGAGTAAAAACTCTTATAAAGCAAACATTACAATGAAAGAAATTAATAAAACATTTAAACATGACGATGTTAAAGTGATGACACTTAATATCAAATATCCGAAAGTAAGCATAGAACATAATTCATATTCAGAGCATCTTATCAACAATCAAATAACTATGAATGTCAACGGATATGTAAAATATACCGATTATTTGCATGAACAGGCCATTAAAACTTATATTGACTCACAGACTGACGGTTTTCCATTTCATCCTTACGAAGCTTATATGAAATATAACATAGCTTATAATGAGAATTGTTTTTTAAGTGTATATATTGACAAGTATGAGTTCACGGGAGGTGCCCATGGAAGTACGGTGAGAAGCTCGGATACATGGGAGCTATCCAGCGGCACGAATATACCTCTTTATACTTTCTTCAAACGAGGTACAGATTATGAACGTCTGCTTACCGAAGAAATAATAAAACAGGCAGAATATAACATGAAACAGAATCCGGGCATATATTTTGATGACTATAAAAATTTAATATTAAAAAATTTTAATCAGCAAAATTTTTATCTTACCCCTCAAGGATTGGTTATCTACTATCAACAATATGATATTGCTCCTTATTCTACCGGCATTGTTGAATTTACAATTCCTTACAAAACAATAGGGTGGTATCCAAAATGCTGA
- a CDS encoding GyrI-like domain-containing protein, whose translation MRVKVYGMYRMLQREQSHHTFTGSKKVFGKSQTIYLLGVIVVDFSKVEEDMITVKVPEAEYAVFTTTPVDTTKDKEQKEFAEIIAGTWKYIFEDWFKESGYIYNR comes from the coding sequence GTGAGGGTTAAAGTTTATGGAATGTATAGAATGTTACAGCGAGAACAGTCGCATCACACCTTTACTGGAAGCAAGAAAGTGTTTGGAAAATCACAAACAATATATCTTTTAGGTGTAATTGTTGTTGACTTTTCAAAGGTAGAAGAAGACATGATAACAGTAAAAGTTCCGGAAGCCGAATATGCCGTTTTTACGACGACTCCCGTTGATACTACAAAGGATAAAGAACAAAAGGAGTTTGCGGAAATTATTGCAGGCACATGGAAATATATTTTTGAAGATTGGTTTAAAGAAAGTGGATATATTTATAATAGATAA
- a CDS encoding ABC transporter ATP-binding protein, with protein MISSVIFSALAAVVSFIPYIAIYYIVREIMGTYPDFGELDMQRVIGFGWMAFRGIILNILLYFAALMCSHLAAFGTLYELKVNFASHLAKVPLGFHVLVGSGKLRKIMDENIEKIEGFIAHQLPDIVASFVAPAVMIVILLSVDWHFGLSVILGVVIAFVIEMKAYGNEGAKAMMEKYQDSMEDMNNAAVEYIRGITVVKAFRQTVYSFRRMHSAIKEYTNMVIPYTLSWENYMSAFTTIVNNIYLFLIPVGILIGIHTTDYVLFASKFIFYLIFVPSIATVMLKIMYVSSNGMQIMGGVERMDKILSEPHLPQPINPKTIDQYEIVFENVFFSYTGQEAAALSDVSFRAEENQITAIVGPSGGGKSTVAHLIPRFFDVLGGSIKIGGVDIKDMKSEYLMEKVSFVFQDVFLFKQSILDNIRIGNQNATDEQVVAAARAAQCHEFIEKLPDKYHTVIGTRGVHLSGGEQQRIAIARAIVKDAPIVVLDEATAFSDPENEYLIQRAFEKLMQGKTVIMIAHRLSTIRSANKIIVMDKGRLIEQGSHDELIAIEGKYFHMWNMYTQSLNWKINKRGDRVHA; from the coding sequence ATGATTTCCTCGGTAATTTTTTCTGCACTGGCCGCTGTGGTTTCGTTTATCCCGTACATTGCCATTTACTATATTGTACGGGAGATCATGGGAACTTATCCAGACTTCGGAGAGCTTGACATGCAGAGGGTTATCGGTTTTGGATGGATGGCCTTCAGAGGAATCATTCTCAATATTCTCTTATATTTTGCTGCATTGATGTGTTCACATTTAGCTGCCTTTGGTACGCTGTATGAGCTAAAAGTAAATTTTGCGTCCCATCTTGCCAAAGTACCCTTAGGGTTTCACGTACTTGTAGGCAGCGGTAAGCTGCGTAAAATTATGGATGAGAATATTGAAAAGATTGAGGGGTTTATTGCCCACCAGCTTCCGGATATTGTAGCATCTTTTGTGGCGCCGGCGGTGATGATTGTTATTTTACTTTCCGTAGACTGGCATTTTGGATTGTCGGTCATATTAGGTGTTGTCATTGCCTTTGTAATTGAAATGAAAGCATATGGCAACGAAGGAGCTAAGGCTATGATGGAAAAATATCAGGATTCGATGGAAGATATGAACAACGCTGCGGTGGAATATATTCGAGGTATTACTGTGGTTAAAGCTTTCAGACAGACAGTGTATTCCTTTCGCAGGATGCATAGCGCTATTAAGGAATACACCAATATGGTCATTCCCTATACGTTGAGCTGGGAAAATTACATGTCAGCCTTTACTACTATCGTCAACAATATTTATCTATTTCTAATACCCGTTGGTATCTTAATCGGAATTCATACAACAGATTATGTGCTTTTTGCCAGTAAGTTTATTTTTTATCTGATATTTGTACCATCTATTGCTACGGTGATGTTGAAGATCATGTATGTTTCAAGCAACGGAATGCAGATAATGGGGGGCGTAGAACGTATGGACAAAATTTTAAGCGAACCGCATCTACCACAGCCGATAAATCCTAAAACAATCGATCAATATGAAATTGTTTTTGAAAATGTGTTTTTTTCATATACAGGACAGGAAGCCGCAGCCTTGTCCGATGTCTCATTTCGGGCAGAAGAAAATCAAATTACGGCTATTGTCGGTCCGTCAGGTGGAGGAAAAAGTACCGTTGCACATCTTATCCCTCGCTTTTTTGACGTATTAGGAGGAAGCATTAAAATCGGAGGGGTGGATATAAAGGACATGAAGAGTGAATACCTGATGGAGAAAGTCAGCTTTGTATTTCAGGATGTATTCCTTTTTAAACAAAGTATACTTGATAATATTCGAATTGGGAATCAAAATGCTACGGATGAACAGGTAGTGGCTGCTGCCAGGGCGGCTCAATGTCACGAGTTCATTGAAAAATTGCCTGACAAGTATCATACTGTTATAGGTACAAGAGGAGTGCATCTTTCAGGAGGAGAACAACAGCGTATTGCCATTGCAAGAGCTATAGTGAAGGATGCACCCATTGTCGTACTGGACGAGGCCACTGCATTTTCTGATCCCGAGAACGAATATCTGATTCAACGGGCTTTTGAAAAACTGATGCAGGGCAAGACGGTAATCATGATAGCCCATCGATTGTCAACAATACGCAGTGCCAATAAAATAATAGTAATGGATAAGGGCCGACTTATTGAACAGGGAAGCCATGACGAACTCATTGCAATAGAGGGCAAGTATTTTCACATGTGGAATATGTATACCCAATCACTTAATTGGAAAATAAACAAAAGGGGGGATAGGGTTCATGCATAA
- a CDS encoding ABC transporter ATP-binding protein: protein MHKLKDFLMLTDKGYSDLKRAITACTITNLALMLPFAVTIQIFTELLKPLMGQEISWTRMWFFLGCGIVAGILVFIANKNDYKKTYVTSYLEAENSRISVAERIRKLPMNFFNSKDLTELTTNIMADCSTTEHVLSHIIPQLCANAVSITLICAMLAIFDWRMALAVFCTVPISFFIILGSKKIQNMLSEKHVEAKLKASGQVQEYLEGIKVIKACGLDGSKFSALDNALRLMKKMAIKMEFGTGIFVTGAQMILQAGVGLTVFVGVHLLTNGEIELIPLLMFFVIVVRIYGPVIVELTLLPELFYHRAATKRMRALMTTPIMEGDTEKQITRWNIDFENVSFSYNTRNPREDAVIKNLTVSIPSDAITALVGPSGCGKSTISRLIARFWDVNQGCVKIGGVDVKTLDPEHLMSYMSFVFQDVILFNDTVYNNIRIGNMDATEEQVMAAARAARCDEFVNELPDGYQTMLGENGSTLSGGERQRISIARALLKNAPIILLDEATASLDPENEVLIQQAISKVIEGKTVIVIAHRLRTIAGADKIIVLDEGMLVEEGNHDTLMKNKGLYEKMYRIQQESLGWSV, encoded by the coding sequence ATGCATAAACTTAAGGACTTTTTAATGCTGACAGATAAAGGATACTCGGATTTAAAGAGGGCGATTACTGCCTGCACCATTACAAATCTTGCATTAATGCTGCCTTTTGCCGTAACTATTCAGATTTTTACCGAGCTGTTAAAGCCTCTTATGGGGCAGGAAATTTCCTGGACACGGATGTGGTTTTTTTTAGGGTGCGGTATCGTTGCCGGAATTTTAGTGTTTATCGCCAACAAAAATGACTATAAAAAAACATATGTGACATCATACTTAGAAGCCGAAAATTCAAGAATCAGTGTTGCGGAACGTATACGGAAATTGCCCATGAATTTTTTTAATTCTAAAGATCTCACGGAACTTACCACAAACATCATGGCCGACTGTTCTACCACCGAACATGTATTGAGCCATATTATACCTCAATTGTGTGCTAATGCAGTTTCCATTACGCTTATTTGCGCCATGCTTGCTATTTTTGATTGGAGAATGGCACTTGCCGTTTTTTGTACCGTTCCTATATCCTTTTTTATCATTTTAGGCAGTAAAAAAATTCAGAACATGTTAAGTGAAAAGCATGTGGAAGCAAAGCTGAAGGCCTCCGGTCAGGTGCAGGAATATTTGGAAGGAATTAAGGTCATTAAAGCCTGCGGATTGGATGGCTCCAAATTTTCGGCATTGGATAACGCACTGCGTCTGATGAAAAAAATGGCTATTAAAATGGAATTTGGTACAGGGATATTTGTCACCGGGGCTCAGATGATTCTGCAGGCCGGAGTAGGACTTACTGTTTTTGTAGGTGTTCACTTATTGACGAATGGGGAAATTGAATTGATTCCCCTGCTGATGTTTTTTGTTATCGTCGTCCGAATTTACGGTCCGGTTATCGTTGAGCTTACTCTTCTTCCGGAGCTTTTTTATCATCGTGCCGCCACAAAACGTATGCGCGCATTGATGACTACTCCTATAATGGAAGGGGATACGGAAAAGCAGATTACGAGATGGAATATTGATTTCGAAAATGTGTCTTTCAGCTACAATACCAGAAATCCTCGGGAAGATGCGGTAATCAAAAATCTGACGGTGTCCATTCCATCCGATGCTATTACAGCGTTAGTAGGACCTTCAGGTTGCGGAAAAAGTACTATTTCAAGGCTGATTGCACGGTTTTGGGATGTCAATCAAGGATGTGTTAAAATCGGCGGTGTCGATGTGAAAACTCTCGATCCCGAACATTTGATGAGTTATATGTCCTTCGTATTTCAGGATGTTATTCTTTTTAATGATACGGTTTATAACAACATCCGTATCGGAAATATGGATGCGACGGAAGAACAGGTTATGGCTGCTGCACGGGCAGCACGCTGTGATGAATTTGTAAATGAATTGCCGGACGGTTATCAGACTATGCTCGGCGAGAATGGCAGTACTCTTTCCGGAGGTGAACGGCAACGAATTTCAATTGCCCGTGCACTTCTGAAAAATGCACCTATTATTCTTTTGGATGAAGCTACGGCGTCTCTTGATCCGGAAAATGAGGTATTGATTCAGCAGGCTATCTCTAAGGTGATTGAAGGGAAGACAGTGATTGTCATTGCCCATAGGTTAAGAACCATTGCTGGTGCCGATAAAATTATTGTATTAGACGAGGGTATGCTGGTGGAAGAAGGTAACCATGATACTTTGATGAAAAACAAAGGTTTGTATGAAAAAATGTATCGTATTCAGCAGGAAAGCTTGGGCTGGAGTGTATAG
- a CDS encoding patatin-like phospholipase family protein: MNGLFLQGGGAKGAFQAGVIYGLYEKGYKFDIISGTSIGAINSYFIYKNQIEELKNFWLKNRFKNFNEGMTSDKVIDNQGIIDYLSKLEGLNETVKNIYVNYVHVQNKEFKEMVVDITKVSDECKLKAVKYSSLLPYRMKEYNSIEDVKNNFDSSVMRKNFYEDLKLNVYEGYNLDGGIANNDFLNPFIKNNVDKLYLIVFHKNYRVPDYIKTIYSMDDIIIIEPKTDFKPNDTLRLERDFLNDIFEEGYSISKKI; the protein is encoded by the coding sequence ATGAATGGGTTATTTTTACAAGGGGGAGGAGCTAAAGGAGCTTTTCAGGCAGGAGTGATATACGGTTTATATGAGAAGGGATATAAATTTGATATAATATCCGGGACATCAATAGGTGCTATCAACAGCTATTTTATTTATAAAAATCAAATAGAAGAATTGAAAAATTTTTGGTTAAAAAACAGATTTAAGAATTTCAACGAAGGTATGACGTCTGATAAAGTAATTGATAATCAGGGTATTATCGATTATTTAAGTAAATTAGAAGGTTTAAATGAAACGGTAAAAAACATATATGTGAACTATGTTCATGTCCAAAACAAAGAGTTTAAAGAAATGGTTGTAGATATAACTAAAGTTTCAGATGAATGTAAGCTTAAGGCTGTAAAATATAGTTCACTGCTTCCATATCGGATGAAAGAATATAATTCTATTGAAGATGTTAAGAATAACTTTGATTCTTCGGTCATGCGAAAGAATTTTTATGAAGATTTAAAGTTGAATGTATATGAAGGATATAATTTAGATGGGGGAATTGCAAATAATGATTTTCTCAATCCGTTTATAAAAAATAATGTAGATAAATTATATCTTATCGTTTTTCACAAAAATTATCGGGTACCGGATTATATAAAAACCATATATTCAATGGATGATATTATAATCATTGAGCCCAAAACAGATTTTAAACCCAATGATACATTAAGACTTGAACGTGATTTTCTAAATGATATATTTGAAGAAGGATACAGCATAAGCAAGAAAATATAA
- a CDS encoding TetR/AcrR family transcriptional regulator: protein MSQDELFTKQNILEAGKKEFLTKGFKSASLRKIVKEAGVTTGAFYGYYPNKEALFSDLVEEPAKTVMDKFMEAQIAFSELSAEKQCEQMGKMSGNAMKWMAEYIYDHFDAFKLIICCAEGTKYENYIHRMVEVEVKSTYQFISTLQSLGYSVRKIDKQLCHILASSLFSGFFEMVVHDMEKERAMKYLKDLEEFYITGWQGILGL from the coding sequence TTGAGTCAGGATGAATTGTTTACGAAACAAAATATTTTAGAAGCCGGAAAGAAGGAATTCCTTACAAAAGGCTTTAAGTCAGCATCCCTTCGTAAGATTGTGAAGGAGGCCGGAGTAACGACGGGGGCATTTTATGGTTATTATCCCAATAAAGAAGCATTGTTTTCTGATTTGGTAGAAGAACCGGCAAAGACAGTTATGGACAAATTTATGGAAGCTCAGATTGCCTTTTCTGAATTGTCTGCGGAGAAACAATGTGAACAAATGGGTAAGATGTCTGGAAATGCAATGAAATGGATGGCAGAATATATCTATGATCATTTTGACGCATTTAAATTGATTATCTGTTGTGCGGAAGGAACGAAATATGAAAATTATATTCACAGAATGGTAGAAGTCGAAGTAAAATCAACTTATCAGTTTATATCCACATTGCAATCGTTGGGATATTCCGTTCGGAAGATTGATAAACAGTTATGTCATATACTTGCCAGCAGCTTATTTTCCGGATTTTTTGAAATGGTTGTTCATGATATGGAGAAGGAACGGGCGATGAAGTATTTGAAAGACTTAGAGGAATTCTATATTACAGGATGGCAAGGAATTTTAGGGCTGTAG
- a CDS encoding ABC transporter ATP-binding protein, translating into MEKSKSLLFYAGNYKILTYLACIFSGISALLALIPFIYIWKVVEEIFRVAPDITKAEGLPHYGLMAVVFAVLSMLIYFAALMCSHIAAFRTARNMRSMTLNHLMKLPLGFFEENGSGKLRRIIDESSGQTETYLAHMLPDLAGAYVTPVGVIVLLFVFDWRLGIISLIPFVIGIVFLMKMMGPSLAGSMKEYQNALEDMNNQAVEYVRGIPVVKTFQQSVYSFRNFHESILRYRKWAINYTISLRMPMCGYTVSINGIFAFLIPAGVLLILSAVDYKAFLLDFIFYIIFTPICTVMMNKIMFSSENAMLAKDAQRRIESILNEKPFEKAKSPAVPKKNDISFEHVSFTYKGGKVPALKDVSFQIKEGKTVALVGPSGGGKTTAASLVPRFWDVDEGKVSIGGVDVRNMDEQELMNRVAFVFQDNHLFKTSILENIRISKPSASREEVLTAAKAAMCTDIIDKLPNGMDTVVGTKGVYLSGGEIQRITLARAILKDAPIIILDEATAFADPENEYQIQKAFDRLTKGKTILIIAHRLSTVKNADQILVIVDGSIAEQGTHQELLQKNKVYARMWTEYESSATWKVTVKGGAKA; encoded by the coding sequence ATGGAGAAATCAAAAAGCTTACTTTTTTATGCAGGCAATTATAAAATTTTGACTTACCTTGCTTGCATTTTTTCGGGAATTAGTGCATTATTGGCACTTATACCTTTCATTTATATTTGGAAGGTAGTGGAAGAAATCTTTCGGGTAGCGCCGGATATTACGAAAGCAGAAGGACTTCCTCATTACGGACTCATGGCAGTCGTATTTGCTGTATTGAGCATGTTAATTTATTTTGCAGCATTGATGTGTTCCCATATTGCCGCTTTCCGTACGGCAAGGAATATGAGAAGTATGACGCTGAATCATCTGATGAAATTGCCTCTTGGATTCTTCGAAGAAAATGGCAGCGGAAAACTCCGCCGTATTATTGACGAAAGCTCGGGGCAGACAGAAACCTACCTTGCGCATATGCTTCCTGACTTGGCCGGAGCTTATGTAACACCTGTCGGCGTTATTGTATTGCTGTTTGTGTTCGATTGGAGATTAGGGATTATAAGTCTTATTCCTTTTGTTATAGGTATTGTGTTTCTTATGAAAATGATGGGGCCGTCTTTGGCAGGGTCTATGAAGGAATATCAGAATGCATTGGAAGATATGAACAACCAGGCAGTAGAATATGTACGGGGCATACCTGTCGTAAAAACTTTTCAACAAAGTGTTTATTCTTTCCGAAATTTTCATGAATCAATTCTTCGCTATAGAAAATGGGCAATAAATTATACCATCTCTTTGCGAATGCCCATGTGTGGATATACTGTCAGTATCAATGGAATCTTTGCTTTTTTAATCCCAGCAGGTGTACTGTTGATTTTATCCGCAGTGGATTATAAGGCCTTTCTTTTAGACTTTATTTTTTATATTATTTTTACTCCGATTTGTACTGTAATGATGAACAAGATTATGTTTTCCAGTGAAAATGCTATGCTGGCAAAGGATGCGCAGAGACGAATTGAATCTATATTAAATGAAAAACCTTTTGAAAAAGCAAAAAGTCCGGCAGTACCGAAGAAAAATGATATTTCTTTTGAACATGTTTCCTTTACTTATAAAGGTGGAAAAGTTCCGGCATTAAAAGATGTGTCATTTCAGATCAAAGAGGGGAAGACAGTTGCTCTTGTCGGTCCGTCCGGAGGGGGGAAGACCACAGCAGCAAGTCTTGTGCCGAGGTTTTGGGATGTAGATGAAGGAAAAGTTTCCATTGGAGGGGTGGATGTACGAAATATGGATGAACAGGAACTGATGAACCGTGTTGCATTTGTTTTTCAGGACAATCACCTTTTTAAAACAAGTATTCTGGAAAATATTCGTATTAGTAAACCGTCTGCCAGTCGGGAAGAGGTATTGACGGCAGCAAAGGCAGCTATGTGTACGGATATTATTGATAAGCTTCCTAATGGAATGGATACAGTTGTGGGAACAAAAGGTGTATATCTTTCAGGCGGGGAAATTCAAAGAATTACTCTTGCCCGTGCGATTTTAAAGGACGCGCCGATTATTATTTTGGACGAGGCCACAGCTTTCGCAGATCCGGAGAATGAATATCAGATTCAGAAGGCATTTGATAGGCTGACAAAAGGAAAAACAATTTTGATTATTGCACACAGACTTTCCACTGTAAAAAATGCCGATCAAATTCTTGTTATTGTGGATGGTTCTATTGCAGAACAGGGAACTCATCAGGAACTTCTTCAAAAAAATAAGGTTTATGCAAGAATGTGGACAGAATATGAATCCTCTGCCACATGGAAAGTAACAGTAAAAGGAGGTGCCAAGGCATGA